The DNA segment AAAATAATCCAAATTATAAGTAGTTGtttaaattgaataataaattaaataatagcACTGTAAAACTATATCAACTAGTCAAGCCTGCTATGAACCAAAAAGTGATTATACAAAGACCATGCATATGGCTTCACACACAGATAGGGTACATCAATCAACAGTGGGAGGAGTCTGGCCTCACTGACCTTTAGATAATGTACTAATTGTTGTGTAATTATTTTCTATAAGATCTGGTATCAATCTGCATTTCTTCACCAACTGTGATTGTTTATGACATGTATCTGATTAAGAAAAGATTAGAGTGTGCCTCCTAGTGAGATTCCAGTTGTAACTTCAAAGTGTCAAATGCCAGGGATTTAACCTCAAGATGTACCAAGTGGTCTGTGTATGTTAATTAAAAGTATCAATAATGTCAGCATCTTTATTATCACATTAATTATTAAGTGTAAGCTGGAATGTCAGTTCGTATAAACAGtacttatattattatatataagtaCCATAGTAGAACCTagaacaattacaaaaaaaaaacccatttttcTTCAGTTGGATGACTCGTGTTTTTTCTAGACGACTCATGTTTTGGAATGGTTtgttaatcatgacagttttcGATGTGCATTGAACtctaataagataaaaaaaaaaaaaatagccagCCAATTGATAAAACTTATGATAGAGTATTTTGAACTATATTTCAGAGTACATAGATTAAAGTATTACTGTATTCTAATTGATGAAGAAGGTACATTATGAAACAACAACTCCAACCTTTCAAATCAGATtactggcgtaaatataaaactttattcctggtatctataataagtttatttgagtcgatgccactgctagtggagatttatttccccaagggtataaccagcccagtagtcagcatttctgtgttgacttgagttatcattgataagttcataattataaattaactgttaacaaaaatttgaatttagaaaaattaaggcttttctacctcagaaatagattaccttagctgtatttagaaaaacttttaggaattttttatcctcaatgctcttcaacttcgtgctttatttggccttttataacatttttgattcaagcgtcactaatgagtattttgtagacgattcaacgcgcgtctggtgtaaatattaaatttcattcctggtatctatgatgagtttatttacattaacTTTTCAAATTACCATTGAGTTATTAAAAacattgtgtttgtttttgtttcttaatgAAGGTTTCCATCCTGTGGTTCGTGGGGAATACATTGATTATGAAAAGTGTGAAGCTGAAAAATATCAACCATTTAATTTCTTATCCAATGTGAACCACCGATGCTACTTTGTCAAATCATACTGCGCAGAAGAGGGTCAAATAGAACACATGAAAGGCGATGAATTGTCAGATCGTACATGCAAGTGTgattatacaaaacaatatgcTTTCCATACAATTCCAAGAAACAAAGTATTCTGCATACCGTCAGAAGAGGAGTGTACATGCTTTCAAAAAACATGTCCAACGAACCAAACGATGAATAaaggtttgtttattttgtttttagttaaaATGTTTCATTGCACTTTGACATctataatcttcattttttcgtttgttttcaatttgtatgTCCGTTGTTGTGATGAAGTTTGGTCGAATGCTGCACAAAATATCAGACATCTGTCGTCAAATGACAAAGACACTATGTATTACTGCGTATTACGAATTGTTATTTACAGATAATTAACGAAAAAGACTCAAACTACACAACggattattttgtttgaactgATTAATATTTTGGACGTCAAATGGACAAAAGTCACCGTAGAATGGACGATGGACATGTTTTGTCTATATCAAAGTTCTTGTTTACTTCAATTTTTACGTTGTTACTGCAAAAAAGATTAACCGTGAACTAACAGTACCTGAAATACAagcacgatttttttttatatatgtgtgCATAAAGGGAATAATATGTTCATCGTGTTACAAggattttacaaattaaaacattaattgtGATTAACAAAAATTAGTTGTTCTGAGATCAGTCTAGCTTTCACTTTAATACTTGAACCATTTCAAGAAGAAATTTGTTccaataatttattaatatcatCACCCAAGAAACATAACTGTTAATAACAGTCTACTGGAAATATATTGGTGAATCTTTGTGATAACTACTGAACCAGTTATTAATGAGGGTATGTTGTGTACATCGAACAACTAAGATTAACAGAGAGCATACACTGCTCaatttgcataggtactatttctgtacttaaAAGCTGTTGTACTGgaaatttcttttaatatataatgtactatttctgtacttaaaagctgttgtacttgaaatttcttttaatatttaatgtactatttctttacattaaaaatattttaatatttatgtacCTGTCTTTTACACAGTTCTTGATTTGAACATCAAGTTTTAGGTACAGAAAAATACCAATATTCCAGGTTTGAAAAGAGATTTGAATTagacaattttttcaaaatgctaAAAGGGTATCAGTGTAATCAAGTGTCTGTAGTACTTAAACGAGTAT comes from the Mytilus trossulus isolate FHL-02 chromosome 3, PNRI_Mtr1.1.1.hap1, whole genome shotgun sequence genome and includes:
- the LOC134709762 gene encoding uncharacterized protein LOC134709762, whose amino-acid sequence is MEFIVQMFLIQCVMAYKDRCPQFVERYLLVNYSLTRGKCSEENPFHCLLKDNTETLIHSYYKNCKSWDWVSKGFHPVVRGEYIDYEKCEAEKYQPFNFLSNVNHRCYFVKSYCAEEGQIEHMKGDELSDRTCKCDYTKQYAFHTIPRNKVFCIPSEEECTCFQKTCPTNQTMNKE